ACGTCAGATGGACATCGTCCGTCCGGAGGTTGTTGTCGCGCTCGGTGCAACCGCAGCGTTGTACCTGCTGGGTGTAAAGCGTTCGCTGAGTGCATTGCGTGGTCACTGGCACACGTGCAGGGGAGCAAAGGTGGCTGTTACGTACCACCCGGCGTTTCTTTTGCGCGATCCACGTCAGAAGGCTGAGGCGTGGAAGGACCTGCAGATGGTCATGGGCGAGATGGGCCTGAAGGCTCCTGCGAAGCACTAAGAGTTTCGCGGTAAAGTAAGGGTGTGACGCAGACAGACCCAAAGCTGATCCTGATTACGCTGCTGGTAGAGCTGGGCGTAGCGGCAGCCGTGTCTACGTCTCTGTCACGGTCGAAGACATTCAAAGATCTGCTGTTGATGTCACACCGAAGCAGGCGTCAAACGGCCTCGCTCGTGGCCATCATCTGTGTTCCCCTGACACTTGGTGTGTGGATACGTACGATCGTGCCGAACTTTCTGGCCGCCGATCTTTCGTTTGAGACCACAATTCTGTTGGGAATCCTTGTAGGGCCTATTCCTGCGATGGTTGGTGGTGCGGTTTTGTCGCTGCCGGCTTTGCTGCATCATGAGTTTCTTGCGCTGCCTGTAAATCTGGCTGTTGCAGCAATCGCCGGAATGTTTGGCCGCTTTACCGATTCCGAAGATGTGTGGTCGTTTTCGCCGATGATTGACTTGAGCATCTATCGATGGGTGACGCGCAATCTTCGCAGGCCTCAGCTCGATCGGCAGATTCTGCTGCTGGTTCTGATCGCTGGAATGCAGTTCTCAACCAGCATGCTGGCACGGTTTCACCCAAAGCATTTTTTTGAACTGCACTCGAACGTGTGGTGGGTCGAACTGCTCATCTGTGCTTGCGCCCCTGTAGTAGTCGGGATCCCGTTGAAGATTTGGAACGCCGTGCGCGTGGAACGGAAGCTTGAAGAGCAGGGAAGGTTGTTGCTGGAGGCGAGACTTGATGCTCTGCAACGGCAGATTAATCCGCACTTCCTGTTCAATACATTGAATTCAATTACCTCGCTGGTGCGCTCGGAGCCAGAGCTGGCTCGCGAGATGATCGTCAAACTTGCCAATATTCTGCGAGTGTTGCTCAAAGAGCGTGAGGCGTTTGTCCCCTTCCGCGACGAGCTTGCATTCACCGACGATTATTTGCACATTGAGGTGGTACGCTTCGGCGAAAAGCTTAAGGTGGTGAAGGAAATAGCCGACGACACCCTAGATATTGTGGTTCCTGGCATGTTATTGCAGCCACTGATTGAAAATAGCATCAAGCACGGGCTTGAGCCGCGTATCAGCGGAGGCACAGTAACGCTACGCAGCAAGGTTACTGATGACGGCATGTTGCTGGTTGAGGTAGAAGACGACGGCGTAGGGATGGCTCCTGAGCACAACGACGCCTCGCCCATTAGCGGGATCGTGCCGCCGGGAACAGGTATTGGCGTAAAGAACGTACGCGAGCGAATGGAGGTTATGTATGGCGACAAGGCGCGTGTCGAGATTAACAGCAGGCCTGGGCGCGGAACAAAAGTAAGCCTGCTGATGCCGATCCTGGATGCCCATGCAGAAGCCTGGGGGCCAATCGGTGGCGCCGGTGAAGCCATCAGTCACTTTGTCGAAGACGCAGTGCGGGCGATGACGCGGTCGTAGTAGTCCTCGTAAATAGGAATGACGCGTGAAGAGCAGAAGTGGTCCTGGGCAGTCTTGCGCGCGGCTCTCGCCATGGCCCGAAGCCACTCTTCATCGCTCAATAAAGCGATGGACGCTGCAGACATCGCATCGATATCGCCCACCTCGAAGAGGAGCCCATTATGGCCGTCTTCAATCAACTCCGGAACTCCGCCGACGCGCGTGCCGATGGTTGGCACGCTGCAAGCCATCGCTTCGAGAGCCGCGAGGCCAAAGGACTCCATCTCGCTGGGCATGAGCATCAGGTCGGCGAGTGGCAGCAACTCGTTGACATTATCCTGCTTGCCAACGAAATGGATGCGGTCCTGAATGTTGTGCTCACGCGCGAGATACTCGGCATCGCTGCGTTCAGGACCGTCGCCAATGAGCATGAGTCGCGCAGGTACAGACCGATTGACGCGTGCGAAGACTTCAACCACATCCTGAATGCGCTTGACGGGTCTGAAGTTGGAGAGATGAACGAGCAGGCGTTCATCTGGGTTGGCAAAGCGCGGACGCATCGCACTGACCAGGTCCGGCTTGCGGACATACACGTCGCAATTCACAAAATTGCGGATAACCTCAATTTCAGACTGAACGCCGAAAGCCTCGCGTGTGCGCTCGCGAAGATAGCTGGAGATGGCGGTAACTCCATCGGACTGCTCGATGCCGAACTTCGTAATCGGCAGATAAGAGCGGTCGATGCCAACCAGGGTGATGTCGGTCCCGTGCAGGGTTGTGATGAAGGGGAGAAGATGTCCGCGGCTGGCAAGCATCTGCCGTGCCAGTAAGGCGCTAACGGAATGGGGAATCGCATAGTGAACGTGCAATAGGTCGAGCGAATAAAACTCGGCAACTTCAGCCATGCGCGTCGCGAGCGCTAGATCATAGGGGGGATGCTCAAAGAGTGGGTAATTAGAAACAGCGACTTCGTGAAAATGGATGTTGGCTTCGCGTCCAGTTAGGCGAAAGGGAGGCGAATAGGTGATGAAGTGGATATCGTGTCCGCGCGCGGCCAGCTCAATGCCAAGCTCTGTAGCGACGACTCCGCTGCCGCCGTACGTGGGGTAACAGGTGATGCCGATCTTCATAGGTTCCCTGTGTTCCGTAGATTTCTTCTCTGTCGTTTATACGACGTTCTCGCAGCGGGAATCGGTGGTGCATGCGCCCTGCGCCTCTGCGAGCTCTCCATAATGGATGAGCCGCGGCGCGTTTGGGTGCAGCAATCGAGCGGGAATCTCTGTCAGCAGAGCTTTCCGCTCGATGTCGCGATGACTGCGAAGTCGGGTCGTTACGCGATCGAGATCGGAGTCGTTATAGCCGGGATGACAGCAAAGTTCGAAGGCCTCGGTGGAATCTTTGGGCAAGGCCCGAAGAATTGCGCAGAGGGTGCTGGTGTCAAGGTCTCCGGTCGCGGAGATGCCAATGGTGCCACTAGTCGTCCGCACCTTTCCGCTATGTATCGGCGGCTGGTGATCGAATCGCGAATGAAGCGTGCGAAGCAGCCGCACCTGCACCTGGCGGAGCCGATGTCCACGGCCGAGCGAGACACTCCATGACTGCTCGAACGGGTTGCGAATGGCGAAGATGCCTGTGCGCTCGGCAGCGCGGAGCAGAGGCCGCGTTACGGCAGGGAAGAGGTGTGTGTGCTTGTGTGAATCGAGATGTGTAACGCGGATGCCTGCCCGCTGAAGCTTCTCAATCTGTGCCAGTGCTTCCCGTTCGATCTCGTCTTCGCGAACGCCCCCGCGGACAAGCGCCTGCACAAAGTCCAGTAGAGAGGGTCGAAACGACTTTCCGTCACGCCCAAGCAGCGAAGGAATGGTATGCGGAGGGGAAACCGGATGCCCATCGGTCAGGACAACATGACACCCAACGCCGAGCGCAGGATTGGCTCGCGCAATAACTACGGCATCATCGAAAACATTTCCGGTTGCCATCAGGGTAGCAGAGGTGAGCACACCGGCCTGGTGAAGTTCCTGAACAGCGCGATTGACGCCTCGGGTAAGGCCGAAGTCGTCTGCGTTGATGATGAGTCGGGGGGGCATGCAGTGCTGGGGCAACCGGCGGGGCGGACTTGGTGGGCAGTGAGGGACTCGAACCCCCGACATCCTGCTTGTAAGGCAGGCGCTCTAACCAACTGAGCTAACCGCCCGTCTCGTGCCAGTAGAACCAGTCTTTAGTGTAAGGGAGATAGCTGGCTTGTTCAAATTGCTTGACACGCCACCGCGTATGGTTGTGTAGTAAAGAGAGTTGGCGTGGTGAAGGAGTTCACCCTTAACCGCTGCTCCCAGGTTCGCCTGGCGCAGATGATGACTCCTGACAGGGAAGCCTGTCGCGGGGTCTATTCCACGGCAAAATCCCTGACAAAATCTGAGTGTGGCATTGCAGTTCACGGCGTGGTGCGCCGGCGGGATTGAAATGTTCAGGCAGCTTGAGGGAGATGGTGTTTTGCAAAAATACTTCTACATTGCAGTAGGTGGTGCTCTTGGCTCGTTGGCCCGGTATGGGCTCGGCGTATTGGTGACAGACCGCGTCGGAGCGCGATTCCCTTATGGGACGTTCATTATTAACATCACCGCCTGTTTCATCATCGGCTTCTCCCTGGCCTTTCTCGGACGGCGCACGGACTTGAGCGCAGCCTGGCGGTTCCTGATCCCCGTCGGCTTTGTCGGTGCCTACAGCACGTTTTCAACCTTCGAGTGGGAGACCTTTACAAAGCTGCAAGCTGGGTCTTTCAGCATCGCGTCACTCTATGTTGTGTCGAGCGTGCTGCTGGGGTTACTCGCTGTATGGTGCGGTGTAATGTTTGCGCGAGTCTTCGCCTAAGGTCACTCGCGAAAGAGATGGTTCAGGATGGCGTTCATCACTGGGTCGATGACCACCACATCCGCAGGATAGGACCAGAAGCCGATGAGGTCGCGCACCAGTTCATTCACGCGTTTCTTGATCCCTTCGCGAAAAACCAGTTGTTCCTCACTGGAGAGCTGGCTCAGCTGCAAGCCGTTCAATGTGCTATCGATTGGGTTGATGTGAGTCGGCGTGTAACGTATCGGCCCAAGCTCACCCGTTTCGCTTATAGACGAGCTTGTCAGAACGTTGCGCGCCACCATGCGTCCGCGATCGTAGTCGTGCACACGATACCGTTCCTCAAAGAATCCGAGGAACGCGGACAACTCTGCGCCGGCTAGCAACTCTTCTGAGACTGCCATGCCGTAGATGCGCATATAGTCGCGTTCGCCCAGGTTGGCCGCTGTTTCAAACGCCAGTACTGTATCTCGAAACGCCTCCGCGGCAAACGTCCCAAGGCCCAGTAAGTCAATCTCTTCGCGGTACTGATGTTCAATGCGCGTCCTGGCATCCGCCAGGCTTTCTGCGCTAATCCTCGCCACGCGTCGTCCTACGCCGTTCTTAGGCTGCTTGAAGAGCACCTTCAGCAGGCCGTCTGCCGTTCGCTTCAAACTGGCGCTCTTCAGCTCGCCGGTTTGCAGCTTCTCTGCAATCTCAGTGGCGCGCGCGTCCAGCAACGCGATCTGCTCGTTCATCTCGACGGCAGCGATCCAATCCTGAAATTCAGATTGCCCTAGCAGCACCTTCGCCAGGCGTCTCATCATGTGAAAATAGTCCGCATATTCTTCACGAAAGCTCGAGTCAGCACTCGAATTCCTGCCATGCGGCGAGACAAACAAATAAAAACGGCTACTGTTGTGCCAGTGCTTATCGATAGTATCGACCAGTTTTTTTGCCATTCCAAGCGGCTCGTTTTGTAACACGCCGCCATCGGTATAGGTGAAGCGAGAGGGATCATCGGTCCAGGGTTCCAGGTTGCTTCGGATGTAATCCCGGCGAAAGCGGTCCAATTCCTTGGCACGAAATGCCAGCGGATAGGATCCGCTGGCGACAGCGGCATCACGGATCTCCTCCCACACTTCCTTGTTGTCCGTCTCCTCCACGCTCAGCACGCGGGTCATCTGGTCTTCGTGCCGCGTAAAGATAAACTTTCCGCTCGGCTGCATATCGTAGCCGTAGTCCACGCCGTTCAGGTTAGTCAGTGTCAGGCCCAGCGAAATGGATCGTGCTGCGGCCATGTGGGTCACAGGCGCCGGCCACTCTCCTGTCTTATAGCGATCGGTCAGCGTCTCGGCAGCGATTCGCTCCACCATGTTCGATGAGAAGATCGAGCGGAGCGCCGATTCGCCTTCCGGTGAACCGTCGTCTTCCGCATTGAGCAGACCGACCAGGTCAATTTGCTTGACCCACACGTTGTACAGAGGATTATCGTAGGGGCCGCGAAACTCATTGGCCGCATACAGCATCTTGTTCGCGACAATGGCAGCGGTCATGCCGCCAGAGGATGCTCCCGTCAGCACATCGACTTCAATGCGTTCATCCTCAGTCGTCTCCGGCGAGACATTATGTTGATGGATAGCGTCCAGCACTTCATACAGAACGCCTGCCTCGTAGCTCCCCAGCGATACGGCCCCTGCAATCGTAATTGCTAGACGTTTCGGCATCTCCCATCGGTCCCGGGAGAATTAAAACACTTTGCCGCGCGTGAGGCCATCACCCATGTTGGGCAGGTACAGCCGCGGTAACGTCCTCGCTCCGCGCCTTCACCGCTGCGGCTAATTTTCGGAGTGCGTCCACAGTTTCGTCCCAGCCGATGCAAGCGTCCGTAATGCTTTGCCCGTAGATGAGCGGCTTGCCTGGAACCAGCTTCTGCGCGCCTGCAACAAGGTTGCTCTCGATCATCACGCCAACAATGCGTCGATCGCCTCCAGCAATCTGCTCCGCAACATTCCTGCAAACAATAGGCTGCCGTGTGTGATCTTTATTGCTGTTGGCGTGGCTGCAATCAATCATTACGTTTTCCGAAAGCCCCGCTTTGGCCAACTGCCGACAGGTCTCTTCAACCGACGCGGCGTCGTAGTTCACGGTCTGCCGCCCGCCACGCAGGATGATGTGGCAATCAGGATTGCCGCTGGTCACAAAGATTGCCGACTGGCCATGCTTCGTGTGGCCTAGAAAATTGTGGCTGTGTCCGGCCGACATGATCGCCTCAATCGCAATCTGCACATTGCCGGAAGTCCCATTTTTGAATCCCACGGGACACGACAGCCCAGACACCAGTTCGCGGTGCACCTGACTCTCCGTCGTGCGCGCGCCAATCGCCCCCCAGCTCACCAGGTTGGCAACGTACTGCGGCGAAATCATGTCGAGGAACTCCGTCCCGGCAGGCACACCCATCTCTGCGAGATCCAACAGCAGGTGCCGCGCCTTCCGCAACCCATCATTAATCCGGAACGACTCATCCAGATACGGGTCGTTGATCAGCCCCTTCCATCCGAGCGTCGTACGTGGCTTTTCGAAGTAAACGCGCATGATGATGCAGAGATCGCGCGAAAGCTCCTCCGTCACCCCCTTCAGCCGCTCAGCGTATTCTCGCGCGGCCTCCGTGTCGTGGATCGAGCACGGGCCTACAACCACGATCAAGCGGTTATCTTTGCGGGCCAGAATATCGCAAATCTCGCTGCGTGCCTTAAACACGGTCGCCGAAGCGCGCTCCGTGATGGGCAGTTCCTCCTCCAGAAAAACGGGCGGGAGAACAACTTTGGTCCATTTAATACGCAGATCGTCTGTGGGATATAGCATGGGATTCATTACTTTAGGAGATGCCAGCCTCCGATGAGGGGCAAAACAAGCAAGACCTTTCTCCTTCTAATCCTACAGCTTTTGGGGATGAAAGCCGAGCCTGTACCATCAGATAGGCCGCAGCTACAGTAGTGTGCGGCCATGGTCGAACGAGTGGACAGTCGACCAGGCCGCTCCAGTCGAAAGCGAGAGGATGCCAGCCAGCCATCTAGCCATATGGGCCGTCTTTGCCGCAAGCATCGCGCTGATGCTGCTTCGTCCCCGCAATATTCCTGAAGTCTGGTGGGTCTCAGGCGGGGCCATGTTGATGGTGGCACTGCGGCTCATCACGCCGTGGGAGGCGGCACATGCAATCGCCAAAGGAACAGACGTGTACCTGTTCCTGGCTGGCATGATGCTCCTGGCTCAACTCGCCCAATCGCAGGGTGTCTTCGACTGGCTTGCCGCCTTCGCCGTGGAGCACTCGCGTGGCTCGCGCATGCGCATGTTTGCCCTCGTCTACGCCTTTGGAACGCTGGTGACGATCTTCCTGTCGAATGATGCAACCGCAGTTGTCCTGACTCCCGCAGTTCTTGCTGCAACCAGAAAAACAAAGGCAGATCCTCTGCCCTATCTGCTCATCTGCGCGTTTGTCGCAAACGCGGCAAGCTTCGTATTGCCCATCTCAAACCCTGCGAACTTGGTGGTATTTCATTCGAACGTTCCTCCGCTGGCAAGCTGGTTTAGCATGTTTCTTGCCGCGTCGGTGGCTTCAATTGTCGTGACGTTCTTTGCCCTGCGTTGGTACTGCAACAAACCGCTGCAAGGTGAGATGCAGCACGAAACCAATCATGTACAGATATCAAGAGCAGGTTGGCTCACGCTCGGAGGACTGGCTGTTGTCGCGGGCGTGCTGCTCACAGCCTCGGCGCAAGGCAAGGATCTTGGTCTTCCAACCTGCATGACTGCCGTTGTGATTGCCATCGCCATCTCGGCGATGGAGCGTCGTAATCCCCTTGCGTTGCTTGGCAATATCTCATGGGGCATCATTCCACTGGTCGCTGGACTCTTCGTACTGGTTGAAGCTCTGGGTGCAGCAGGCGCACTCGGCCAATGCCAAGCCGCTCTGCTCGCGCTTCAGCATTGGAAGCCGCTTACGGGTGCGGTGACAACATCGTTCGCCATCGGCATCGGGGCCAATCTCATCAACAATCTCCCGCTAGGACTCATCGCCGGAGCTGGAGTAGTCCATGCACACATCACTGGCGCATTGCGAAATGCTGTTTTAATTGGAATCGATCTCGGGCCAAATCTCTCCGTCACCGGCTCGCTGGCGACGATTCTGTGGTTGATGGAGATTCGCAAGGAAGACATCCACGTCAGCGGATGGACATTCCTCAAAGCAGGTTTGATTGTGATGCCATCTGCGCTTGTAGTCGCGACGCTCGCAGCCATTTACCTGGGATGGTAGTCTTGGCGCGCAGGTTGATGATGACGCTGAAGTTTCAGGCTTTCTTAAGCCGATTTTCTTAGCCTGTTTATAGCCGGATTTTGCGAGGCATACAGGTAGCTTCCCGCCTCAGCAAGACCAAGGGAACAAAGTTCTGAAAGGATGACCAGAATGAGGCCAATTCGAATCCGTATTCGCCAATCGGCCAGGGTTTATGCAACAAGCCTGTCGCTCATATTTGCTGCAGTCTGCGTGAATCTGGCTTCCTCTCAAACGGCTACGCCTGCGGTGCAAGGGCCTGCTATCATCACGCTGCAGGAAGCGATACATCGCGCACAGGCTAATGAGCCAGTGTTTGCTGCGGCCGTTGCGCAGAGCAAGTCTTCCGCGCTCGATCGTTCCATAGCAAAATCAGCTCTGTTACCGAGTGTCATCTATCACAACCAGGTGCTCTATACCCAGCCGAACGGTCTCTTGAACCAGGCTGGCCAGGGAGCTGGAGCGCAGCCCTCACCTCGGTTCATCGCGAATAACGCTGTCCGTGAGTATGCAAGCCAAGGAGTTGTCAATGAGACTATCGGCCTCAAGTCTCTCGCTGCAGTTCGTCAGGCCGATGCAACCGCAGCGCAGAATGCAGCGGAGTTGGAGGTCGCCCGCAGAGGATTAGTCACAGCAGTCGTGAGTCTCTACTATGGAACGTTTGCTTCCGATGCGAAGCTTACCGTGGCCCAGCGTTCTGCAAATGAAGCCGCCAGCTTTACAGATCTCACCCAGAAGCGGGAACAGGCAAGGGAAGTGGCTCATGCCGATGTAGTCAAGGCCCAGCTTCAGCAGCAGCAGCGTCAGCGCGATCTCTCCGACGCCTCCGTGGCTGCTGAAAAGATGCACCTGGAATTAGCTACACTCCTCTTTCCCAACCCGCTCACGCCATATACCTTGCAGGCACCTGAAAGCGTTGCTCCACTTGCTTCTCTTGCCGATGTCGAAACGGCAGCAGCCCGCAGCAATCCAGAGCTCAAAAGCGCTCTTGCCGCTTTGCAGGCGAGCAATGCTGATGTACTGGCCGCACGTGCGGCTTACCTGCCTGATCTTGGACTCAACTTCACCTACGGTATCGACGCTCCTCAATTTGCGGCAAAGGGGCCAGATGGTGTCCATAATCTCGGATACTCTGCCAGCGTCACACTCGACATCCCCGTATGGGACTGGCTGGCTACCGACCATCGCGTCCGCCAAAGCGAGATTCGCCGCGATGCCGTTCGCGTTGCTCTGACTGCAACGCAACGTCAGTTCATCGCGCACCTGCAGGAGACTTACAGCGAAGCGAAGGCGGCGCAGGATCAATTGAAATCTCTGGATGACAGCGTGCAAACCGCAGAAGAAAGTCTGCGTTTGACCAAGCTGCGCTATGCCAATGGCGAGGCAACCGCTCTTGAAGTAGTGGACGCCGAAACCTCACTCATGCAGGTAGAAGATGCACGTGCCGACGGCATGGTTCGCAATCAGACTGCAATTGCCAACCTGAAGACACTCACAGGAGAGCTATAGATGAGCGCTACAACTCCAGCAATCATCGAAACATCCGCGAACCATCTGCCACACCGCCGAAGCAGGATGAGGTTTCGAGCAGTCGTGGCGCTGGCAGCGTCCACATGTATGGCTATGCTTCTTGCAGGTTGTAATCATAAAGAGGCAGACGCCACCGTCGAAGTCACAGTCGTAGCCGCGCATCCCGAAGTCAGCTCCATTGCCGAGCACATCCAGGCCGATGCAACACTTTCCCCGCTTGCGCAAGCCGCGCTCTCACCCAAGATCAGTGCGCCGGTGAAGAAGTTCTACGTGCAGCGTGGAGCGAAGGTAAAAGCCGGTCAGTTGCTGGCCGTGCTGGAAAACCGCGATCTCGAAGCCGCCGCGCTCGACAACAAGGGGACATACACAGCCGCGCAGGCCGCCTATCAGACGGCCACAAAGGCTCAGGTGCCCGAAGACTATCAGAAGGCGCAACTCGACCTCGCACAGGCAAAGGCCACGCTGGATCTCGATCAGAGCATAGTCAACAGCCGCAAGCAGCTCTTCAGCGAAGGGGCTATCCCGGGCCGCGATCTCGACACAGCAATGGCGACATTAGTGCAGGCACAGGCAGCGTATGACACCGCGAATAAGCGGTTCGAAGGCATCAAGAGCGTAGGCAACGCTGCCGCGCTCAAAGCAGCGAAAGGCCAATTGGCTTCAGCCGAAGGTAAGTATCTCGGGGCCGAAGCTCAGGTTAGTTACTCGGAGATCCGTAGCCCCATCAACGGCGTCGTAACGGATCGTTCTCTGTTTGCAGGAGAAACAGCAGCTGCAGGCACTCCACTTCTCACCATCATGGATACCTCTGCCCTATTGGCAAAGGTGCATATCGCCCTGGCAAGCGCACAGCGATTGAGCCTCGGTGCACCAGCAACCCTTCAGGTGCCCGGCGTAGACGGACCTGTTCCCGCAACCGTGTCACTCATCAGCCCTGCGCTCGACCCTGGTAGCACTACCGTAGAAGTCTGGTTACGTGTTGAGAACAAAAAAGGCGCATACAAAGTTGGGACACCTGTCCACGCATCCATTGAAGGACGTACAGCCAAAGATACCCTGATCGTTCCATCCAGCGCGCTCTTGACAGCGCAGGACGGCGGCAAATCCGTCATGGTCGTAGGCGACGACGGCGTTGCTCATAAACGTGCCGTGACCGTTGGTCTTATCGACAACGCCGATACACAGATTTTGAGTGGCATCACCCAA
This is a stretch of genomic DNA from Edaphobacter acidisoli. It encodes these proteins:
- a CDS encoding 3-deoxy-7-phosphoheptulonate synthase; the protein is MLYPTDDLRIKWTKVVLPPVFLEEELPITERASATVFKARSEICDILARKDNRLIVVVGPCSIHDTEAAREYAERLKGVTEELSRDLCIIMRVYFEKPRTTLGWKGLINDPYLDESFRINDGLRKARHLLLDLAEMGVPAGTEFLDMISPQYVANLVSWGAIGARTTESQVHRELVSGLSCPVGFKNGTSGNVQIAIEAIMSAGHSHNFLGHTKHGQSAIFVTSGNPDCHIILRGGRQTVNYDAASVEETCRQLAKAGLSENVMIDCSHANSNKDHTRQPIVCRNVAEQIAGGDRRIVGVMIESNLVAGAQKLVPGKPLIYGQSITDACIGWDETVDALRKLAAAVKARSEDVTAAVPAQHG
- a CDS encoding patatin-like phospholipase family protein, yielding MPKRLAITIAGAVSLGSYEAGVLYEVLDAIHQHNVSPETTEDERIEVDVLTGASSGGMTAAIVANKMLYAANEFRGPYDNPLYNVWVKQIDLVGLLNAEDDGSPEGESALRSIFSSNMVERIAAETLTDRYKTGEWPAPVTHMAAARSISLGLTLTNLNGVDYGYDMQPSGKFIFTRHEDQMTRVLSVEETDNKEVWEEIRDAAVASGSYPLAFRAKELDRFRRDYIRSNLEPWTDDPSRFTYTDGGVLQNEPLGMAKKLVDTIDKHWHNSSRFYLFVSPHGRNSSADSSFREEYADYFHMMRRLAKVLLGQSEFQDWIAAVEMNEQIALLDARATEIAEKLQTGELKSASLKRTADGLLKVLFKQPKNGVGRRVARISAESLADARTRIEHQYREEIDLLGLGTFAAEAFRDTVLAFETAANLGERDYMRIYGMAVSEELLAGAELSAFLGFFEERYRVHDYDRGRMVARNVLTSSSISETGELGPIRYTPTHINPIDSTLNGLQLSQLSSEEQLVFREGIKKRVNELVRDLIGFWSYPADVVVIDPVMNAILNHLFRE
- a CDS encoding ChbG/HpnK family deacetylase; its protein translation is MPPRLIINADDFGLTRGVNRAVQELHQAGVLTSATLMATGNVFDDAVVIARANPALGVGCHVVLTDGHPVSPPHTIPSLLGRDGKSFRPSLLDFVQALVRGGVREDEIEREALAQIEKLQRAGIRVTHLDSHKHTHLFPAVTRPLLRAAERTGIFAIRNPFEQSWSVSLGRGHRLRQVQVRLLRTLHSRFDHQPPIHSGKVRTTSGTIGISATGDLDTSTLCAILRALPKDSTEAFELCCHPGYNDSDLDRVTTRLRSHRDIERKALLTEIPARLLHPNAPRLIHYGELAEAQGACTTDSRCENVV
- a CDS encoding TolC family protein; translated protein: MRPIRIRIRQSARVYATSLSLIFAAVCVNLASSQTATPAVQGPAIITLQEAIHRAQANEPVFAAAVAQSKSSALDRSIAKSALLPSVIYHNQVLYTQPNGLLNQAGQGAGAQPSPRFIANNAVREYASQGVVNETIGLKSLAAVRQADATAAQNAAELEVARRGLVTAVVSLYYGTFASDAKLTVAQRSANEAASFTDLTQKREQAREVAHADVVKAQLQQQQRQRDLSDASVAAEKMHLELATLLFPNPLTPYTLQAPESVAPLASLADVETAAARSNPELKSALAALQASNADVLAARAAYLPDLGLNFTYGIDAPQFAAKGPDGVHNLGYSASVTLDIPVWDWLATDHRVRQSEIRRDAVRVALTATQRQFIAHLQETYSEAKAAQDQLKSLDDSVQTAEESLRLTKLRYANGEATALEVVDAETSLMQVEDARADGMVRNQTAIANLKTLTGEL
- a CDS encoding sensor histidine kinase, with translation MTQTDPKLILITLLVELGVAAAVSTSLSRSKTFKDLLLMSHRSRRQTASLVAIICVPLTLGVWIRTIVPNFLAADLSFETTILLGILVGPIPAMVGGAVLSLPALLHHEFLALPVNLAVAAIAGMFGRFTDSEDVWSFSPMIDLSIYRWVTRNLRRPQLDRQILLLVLIAGMQFSTSMLARFHPKHFFELHSNVWWVELLICACAPVVVGIPLKIWNAVRVERKLEEQGRLLLEARLDALQRQINPHFLFNTLNSITSLVRSEPELAREMIVKLANILRVLLKEREAFVPFRDELAFTDDYLHIEVVRFGEKLKVVKEIADDTLDIVVPGMLLQPLIENSIKHGLEPRISGGTVTLRSKVTDDGMLLVEVEDDGVGMAPEHNDASPISGIVPPGTGIGVKNVRERMEVMYGDKARVEINSRPGRGTKVSLLMPILDAHAEAWGPIGGAGEAISHFVEDAVRAMTRS
- the crcB gene encoding fluoride efflux transporter CrcB encodes the protein MALQFTAWCAGGIEMFRQLEGDGVLQKYFYIAVGGALGSLARYGLGVLVTDRVGARFPYGTFIINITACFIIGFSLAFLGRRTDLSAAWRFLIPVGFVGAYSTFSTFEWETFTKLQAGSFSIASLYVVSSVLLGLLAVWCGVMFARVFA
- a CDS encoding efflux RND transporter periplasmic adaptor subunit, with protein sequence MSATTPAIIETSANHLPHRRSRMRFRAVVALAASTCMAMLLAGCNHKEADATVEVTVVAAHPEVSSIAEHIQADATLSPLAQAALSPKISAPVKKFYVQRGAKVKAGQLLAVLENRDLEAAALDNKGTYTAAQAAYQTATKAQVPEDYQKAQLDLAQAKATLDLDQSIVNSRKQLFSEGAIPGRDLDTAMATLVQAQAAYDTANKRFEGIKSVGNAAALKAAKGQLASAEGKYLGAEAQVSYSEIRSPINGVVTDRSLFAGETAAAGTPLLTIMDTSALLAKVHIALASAQRLSLGAPATLQVPGVDGPVPATVSLISPALDPGSTTVEVWLRVENKKGAYKVGTPVHASIEGRTAKDTLIVPSSALLTAQDGGKSVMVVGDDGVAHKRAVTVGLIDNADTQILSGITQKDLVISNGNYGLDEGTKVKVESPGEADKPEAGSSGDDK
- the bshA gene encoding N-acetyl-alpha-D-glucosaminyl L-malate synthase BshA; translated protein: MKIGITCYPTYGGSGVVATELGIELAARGHDIHFITYSPPFRLTGREANIHFHEVAVSNYPLFEHPPYDLALATRMAEVAEFYSLDLLHVHYAIPHSVSALLARQMLASRGHLLPFITTLHGTDITLVGIDRSYLPITKFGIEQSDGVTAISSYLRERTREAFGVQSEIEVIRNFVNCDVYVRKPDLVSAMRPRFANPDERLLVHLSNFRPVKRIQDVVEVFARVNRSVPARLMLIGDGPERSDAEYLAREHNIQDRIHFVGKQDNVNELLPLADLMLMPSEMESFGLAALEAMACSVPTIGTRVGGVPELIEDGHNGLLFEVGDIDAMSAASIALLSDEEWLRAMARAARKTAQDHFCSSRVIPIYEDYYDRVIARTASSTK
- a CDS encoding arsenic transporter translates to MRPWSNEWTVDQAAPVESERMPASHLAIWAVFAASIALMLLRPRNIPEVWWVSGGAMLMVALRLITPWEAAHAIAKGTDVYLFLAGMMLLAQLAQSQGVFDWLAAFAVEHSRGSRMRMFALVYAFGTLVTIFLSNDATAVVLTPAVLAATRKTKADPLPYLLICAFVANAASFVLPISNPANLVVFHSNVPPLASWFSMFLAASVASIVVTFFALRWYCNKPLQGEMQHETNHVQISRAGWLTLGGLAVVAGVLLTASAQGKDLGLPTCMTAVVIAIAISAMERRNPLALLGNISWGIIPLVAGLFVLVEALGAAGALGQCQAALLALQHWKPLTGAVTTSFAIGIGANLINNLPLGLIAGAGVVHAHITGALRNAVLIGIDLGPNLSVTGSLATILWLMEIRKEDIHVSGWTFLKAGLIVMPSALVVATLAAIYLGW